acACTCCATCCGACAGTgagtataaacacacacacacacactacacacacacacacacacacacacacacacacacacacttaaacacacaaacacacactaaaacacttttaaacacacaaacacacacacacacacactctccataaatacacaaacacacactaaaACACACAGATAACACACATTAAACATGGTAAACACACAGTTGTTGGTATTTTTCATATGTAGAGGTATCTATACTGATATTTTGTACTGcctcacagaaaacttttgccatttttatgtttttatgaagACATTGTTTAGTAAGTTTATGTAGCTTTTTGAAGACGGGAACAGATGTGGGTAAATTCAGATTTTACTGCACACAGGGGACAGTTTGGCCCCATAATGTAATTTAaacatgacacacacacacacacacacacacacacacagtcagttGTGCTTGTATGTACTTTCTAAGCTGAAGTGTGTGACGGGTAAACTGTCTTCTGTTGTAGAAGTGAGACTtgaagactgtgtgtgtgtctcgtTTCTGTctttatcacacacacacacacacacacacacacacacacatgcttgcTCTGTTCGTTTGACCTCTTATATCTGGACGATAACATGAAAATGAAAGCGGTAAATGACTCAGTCCCAAAGTTCCTGAGAATTTCCAACATGTGGGATGAAGTGATAAACATCTTTGCATCACAGTAACTgttaactgtgtgtgtgtgtgtgtgtgtgtgtagctgaTATCCTGGCGTGTGGATCAGACATGAATCATGGAGCCATGAAGAAGATCAGCTCCATGTTCTCGACGCTTCAGGAGAAACTCCACAGAACCAGTGAGTCTGACACTTGAGTATTTTTACCGGCTATGAACCagtaacagtagttttcaggtggAGACgctgaataaagtaatcaaatgtaaaatcatTCAAAAGTGATTTAGTCAAGATCAGAGAGTCATTtgctgtttgattaacattaaaactcacacagcagcagcagcaggattattaggctgctgtcactttaagagctgcgcGGATCCAGTACGCTGATACTGAACATCTTTCTCTACCGTTTACGTTCGGtcaagacataaccgactgtgtttaccttgagacaggcattttgacatattttttagTGAATTTGTCTGTTCAAGCGTATGAAGACGAAGCTCAGGTGCCCATTCGGGTAACGAATCGAGTTCCCATTCATGTCAATCACCAAGGCTTAAACTCTTGTGACGATGTCCCGAGTGTCGTTCGCGTTTGTTTGCGTTCATTTTTATGACAttgcattgttagaattcataaaaatgttaccgGCCGACTAGCGATTGTTTCATAAACTTGCAGGATTTTACTCGCGCTTAATTTAGGCcctgataatatatatatatatatatatatatatatatatatatatatatatatatatatatatatatatatatatatatataatgtgtaacaacaacaacagaaagaTTGAAGTGTTTCATTAataattctttaaatattttttatatacactTAACcctatatttattaatgtattatttagtttaaatgtattcatttatttaaaatattaaatattgttgaataagcATGTATTCCtgaattgtttttaaatgttttatgtattaaaatattaataaatataatccatatgcaatatataaatatttcaatataactcatttttattgtttgttatatttgtggtgttatattatatatcatgTTTACTCATAattcaataaatataaaaatatacaaaaatttatatttatatatatatatatatatatatatatatatatatatatatatatatatatacattttgaatatatatatatatatatatataatatatatatatatatataacaaaaatgtttacaaatatttattcagaaaaattgaataaatatatattcattaataagaaatatattttcttaaatattcacatttttataattgtttaaatattagTAACATAAcacatatttattcaaaataattgtcttatgtgtgtatatatgcactataaataatataaatatatatttcatgatCGAGATAaccataaatataattatataaataaaaatgtaagtataatttttgttgaatatttaaaatattaatgaataaatataaaagattATAGTATAATTATTACagattataatataaaatatatatatgtattagtatagttataaatatatataatatatataaatttaaggttattacaaaaatgtttaaaaatattacactTATTCATAAAaacgtgtgtatatatatatatatatatatattaataagaaatatattttcttaaatattcacatttttataattatttaaatattagtaaCATAAcacatatttattcaaaataattgtcttatgtgtgtatatatgcactataaataatataaatatatattacaaaacatgtttcatatgtatatatttcatGATCAAGATAaacaaatataattatataaataaaaatgtaaatataatttttgttgaatatttaaaatattaatgaataaatataaaagattATAGTATAATTATTACAGATTATAGTATAATTATTACagattataatatatatatattagtatagttataaatatatataatatgtatataaatttaaggttattacaaaaatgtttaaaaatattacactTATTCATAAAAacgtgtacacacacacacacacacacacacacatatatatatatatatatatatatatatatatatatatatatatatatatatatatatatatatatatatatttccttaaatattcatatttttataattatttaaatattagtaaGCATAATACATATCTTTATTCATAAAATCATTTGACCGCGTCTCCAGAGCAGGTTTTGTCTGATCTCTGATGGTGAAGATCTGAACATGATTCAGACGAGTTTCTCTGAAGCGTGACGTGAATCAGCTGCTTATCAACTCAATCTGACACAATGATCTGAAACTGAGTGTTTCATGAGAAAGACGACTTGATTTCCTCAAGGTGGACTTTATTTGGTGAGCTTGAGCTGGAGTCTCTGGTGTTTGTTGTTTGGCTGATCTCTCTGGCGTTTCCTCTGAGGTCTGGAGCACAAAGAGCGTCTGTGAGCGTCGCACCTCCTCATTGTTCCAGCTGTGGTTTCTCAGGTCTGTTGGTAAATGtcatgtgatgtgtgttgtgccGCCGCAGAGCGGAGCGCCTCTGACCCCGGACCGCTGCAGACGCCGGCCGCGACGCCTCCGTCCCGACGAGAGCGCAGTCACATGGGCCAGCTGTTCTTCGAGTACCTGCTGGTGGTTAGtctgaagaagaggaggaacgAGGACGGATACGAGCCCCACATCACGTACCAGTTCCCCAAGGTcagagcaaacacacacacacacacacacacacacatacacatacacatacacatacacacactcacactcacactcacacaaacttACTcaaatagtgtgtgtgtgtgtagcgtGAGGTGATGGGGCGACTGCAGcgagaggaagaggagaagtGCATGAAGGCCGCTCATCTCTTCTGCTTTCCAGAGGGAATCAACTGGGCGCCTCTGACCGAGTACAGCAGGtacacacactaaacacacacacacacacacacctaaacACATCCTGTTTCACACTTTCACCTCGTCTCTAACCACATGTGCATCTTCAAACTTTTGCACACTGATGCTGATGGAAAAACACAAACGTTTGCAGGATGTGcgtgcatgtgtttgtgtgtgtttgtgtgtgtgcgcgtcaCTCCCTCTGGTTTTTCAAGTGAATTTTCTCTTTGAATCATTCTCTGATTGCATCTTTAACTCTTATCTGAATCCATATCTGAATGATTTCTTGATGCATTATTCTCTGAATGAATCTTTGAATCAATATTTATCAATTATTCTCCAACTGATTATTTTAATGACTCTCTGTCTGAATCTCTGAATCATTCGCTGAATCATTCTTTGTCTCAATCTTTAAATCAGTCTCTGAATGATTCTGCAAGTTTGGGCTTGTTGGACTTTGACCTCATGCATCAATCGGTCCGTGCAGCGCCACTTATAACAAACCTATTGACTCTCTGAATCACTTTCTGTCTGAATCATTCACTGAATCAATATCCTGATTGTTCTTCAGAATCATTCTCCAAAAGATTTTCTGAATGAATCTATCATCAATCTATGATTGTTTCATAAAATGATTCCCTGAATGATCCTCTGAATAAGTCTTTGACCAAATCTTTAAACCAGATGAATCTCATTCAGATAAAATCTTTGAATTATTCTGTCTGAATCTTTTAATCATTGTCTGAACTATTATCAATCAAATGATCCATCAAGAATCAAATATCTCTTTGAATGACTCTCTGAATGATTCTCCAAATGACTCTCTGAATGATTCACAGAATGACTCTCCGAATGGCTCTCTAAATGATTCTCTGAGTGACTCTCTGAATGATTCTCTGAGTGACTCTCTGAATGGCTCTCTTAATGATGCACCGAATGACTCTCTGAATGACTCTCTGAATGAATTACTGAATGACTCTTTGGATGACTCTCTGAATGATTCACTGAATGACTCTCCGAATGACTCTCCGGATGACTCTCTGAATGACTCTCTGAATGACTATAAATGACTCTCTGAATGAATCTCCAAATGACTCTCCGAATGACTCTCCGAATGACTCTCCGAATGACTTTCTGAATGACTCTCCGAATGACTCTCTGAATGACTCTCCGAATGACTCTCCGTATGACTCTCTGAACGAATCTCTGAATGACTCTCTGAATGACTCTGAATGACCCTCTGAATGATTCTCCGAATGACTCTTTGAATGACTCTCCGAATGACTCTCCGAATGATTCACTGAATGACTCTCCGAATGACTCCCTGAATGACTTTTTGAATGACTCTCCAATTGACTCTCCGATTGACTCTCGGATTAATCTCTGAATGACTCTCTGAGTGACTCTCTGGATGACTCTGAATGACCCTCTGAATGATTCTCCGAATGACTCTTTGAATGACTCTAAATGACCTTCTGAATGACTCTCCGAATGACTCTCCGAATGACTCTCCGAATGACTCTCTGAACGAATCTCCGAATGACTCTCCGAATGACTCTCTGAATGACTCTAAATGACTCTCCGATTGACTCTCCGAATGACTCTTCGAATGACTCTCTGAATGACTCTCTGAGTGACTCTCTGAGTGACTCTCTGGATGACTCTGAATGACCCTCTGAATGATTCTCCGAATGACTCTTTGAATGACTCTAAATGACCCTCTGAATGACTCTCTGAGTGATTCACTGAACGACTCTCTGAATGACTCTCTGAATGACTCTTCGAATGACTCTCTGAATGACTCACTGAATGACTCTCCGAATGACTCTCCGAATGATTCTCCGAATGACTCTCCGAATGACTCTCCGAATGACTCTCCGAATGACTCTAAATGACTCTCTGAATGACTCTCCGAATGACTCTCCGTATGACTCTCTGAACGAATCTCTGAATGACTCTCTGAATGACTTTCCGAATGTCTCTCTGAATGACTCTCCGAATGACTCTAAATGACTCTCTGAATGACTCTCCGAATGACTCTCCGTATGACTCTCTGAACGAATCTCTGAATGACTCTCTGAATGACTTTCCGAATGACCCTCCGAATGACTCTCCGAATGATTCACTGAATGACTGTCCGAATGACTCTCTGAATGACTCTCTGAGTGACTCTCCGAGTGACTCTGAATGACCCCTCTGACTGATTCTCCGAATGACTCTTTGAATGACTCTAAATGACCCTCCGAATGATTCACTGAATGACTCTCTGAATGACTTTCTGAATTGATTCACCGAATGACTTTCTGAATTGACTCTCCGATTGACTCTCTGAATGACTCTCCGAATGACTCTCTGAATGACTCTCTGAATGACTCTCCGAATGACTCTAAATGACTCTCTGAATGACTCTCCGAATGACTCTCCGTATGACTCTCTGAACGAATCTCTGAATGACTCTCTGAATGACTCTCCAAATGACTCTTCGAATGACTCTCCGAATGACTCTCCGAATGACTCTCCGAATGACTCTCCGAATGACTCTCTGAATGACTCTCCGAATGACTCTCTGAATGACTCTCTGAATGACTCTAAATGACCCTCCGAATGACTCTCCGAATGATTCACTGAATGACTCTCCGAATGACTCCCTGAATGACTTTCTGAATGACTCTCCAATTGACTCTCCAAATTAACTCTCCGAATGACTCTCTGAATGACTCTCTGAGTGACTCTCCGGATGACTCTGAATGGCCCTCTGAATGATTCTCCGAATGACTCTAAATGACCTTCTGAATGACTCTCCGAATGACTCTCCGAATGACTCTCCGAATGACTCTCCGAATGACTCTCCGAATGACTCTCTGAACAAATCTCAGAATGACTCTCCGAATGACTCTCTGAATGACTCTCTGAATGACTCTAAATGACTCTCCGATTGACTCTCCGAATGACTCTTCGAATGACTCTCTGAATGACTCTCTGAGTGACTCTCTGAATGACTCTGAATGACCCTCTGAATGATTCTCCGAATGACTCTTTGAATGACTCTAAATGACCCTCTGAATGACTCTCTGAGTGATTCACTGAACGACTCTCTGAATGACTCTCTGAATGACTCTCTGAATGACTCTCTGAATGACTCTCTGAATGACTCTCCGATTGACTCTCCGAATGACTCTTCGAATGACTCTCTGAATGACTCTCTGAATGACTCTCCGAATGACTCTCCGAATGATTCTCAGAATGACTCTCCGAATGACTCTCCGAATGACTCTAAATGACTCTCTGAATGACTCTCCGTATGACTCTCTGAACGAATCTCTGAATGACTCTCTGAATGACTCTCCGAATGACTCTCTGAATGACTCTAAATGACCCTCCGAATGACTCTCCGAATGATTCACTGAATGACTCTCCGAATGACTCTCTGAATGACTCTCTGAGTGACTCTCCGAGTGACTCTGAATGACCCCTCTGACTGATTCTCCGAATGACTCTTTGAATGACTCTAAATGACCCTCCGAATGATTCACTGAATGACTCTCTGAATGACTTTCTGAATTGATTCACCGAATGACTTTCTGAATTGACTCTCTGATTGACTCTCTGAATGACTCTCTGAATGACTCTCTGAATGACTCTCTGAATGACTCTCTGAATGACTCTCTGAATGACTCTCCGAATGACTCTCCGTATGACTCTCTGAACGAATCTCTGAATGACTCTCCGAATGACTCTCCAAATGACTCTCCGAATGACTCTCCGAATGACTCTCTGAATGACTCTCCGAATGACTCTCCGAATGACTCTCTGAATGACTCTAAATGACCCTCCGAATGACTCTCCGAATGATTCACTGAATGACTCTCCGAATGACTCTCTGAATGACTCTCTGAGTGACTCTCCGAGTGACTGTCTGGATGACTCTGAATGACCCTCTGACTGATTCTCCGAATGACTCTTTGAATGACTCTAAATGACCCTCCGAATGATTCACTGAATGACTCTCTGAATGACTTTCTGAATTGATTCACCGAATGACTTTCTGAATTGACTCTCTGATTGACCCTCCGAATGACTCTCCGAATGACTCTCTGAATGACTCTCTGAGTGACTCTCCGAGTGACTCTCCGGATGACTCTGAATGACCCTCTGACTGATTCTCCGAATGACTCTTTGAATGACTCTAAATGACCCTCCGAATGACTCTCTGAATTGATTCAGCGAATGACTTTCTGAATTGACTCTCCGATTGACTCTCTGAATGACTCTCTGAATGACTCTCTGGATGACTCTCTTGCACTGTGACAGTGTTTTTCCATGTTTGAAGCTCTGTTGAAGCTCCTGTGAGATGTTGAGCGTCTGGAGTGAAGTTGATTGTGATGATGTCTGATTCTCCGCAGCGAGACGTTCTCGTTCGTTCTGACCGAGGTGGACGGCAGCAGGAGGAACGGCTACTGCAGGAGGCTGCTGGTAATCATCATTTCATACGTCTAATATCAATATTCCATCATCATATTATTTTGGTGATGATTGAGGAGTGACACCTGTGTCCCGTCAGCCGGGCGGCAGCGGCGCTCGTGTTCCCGAAGCGTACTGCATCATCAGCCGCGTGGCGTGTTTCGGACTCTTCTCAAAGGTGAAGAAACACATTCCTCAGGCCTTGAGAAATGTTCAAACAGATCAATAGTTCATGAGGAGTTTGTTTGTGCAGATCTTTGACGAGGTGGAGAAGCGCAGGCAGATCTCCAAAGCCATGATCTATCCGTTCATGCAGAGCCTGCGGGAAGCGCCGCTGCCAGCGCCGGGAAACACCGTGAAGATCAGCAGCTTCATCCCGGAGGCGGGAACAGAGGTACGCATCACATCCCCGCGGAAGCTCTGATCACACGCAGTGCTGCGGTTTAGATAACGGCTCCGTCTGATCTCAGATCATCAGTCTGACGCGGCCCGCCGACTCCTGGCTGGAACACGTGGATTTCCGGTCGCTCTTCCGCTGCCTGACGGATGAGGAGGTGCTGCTGGTGTTCACCGCCGCTGTGATGGAGCGACGAATCATCTTCATCTCAGAGGAGCTCAGGTGACcctcacagccaatcagagttcagcggctcagatttaTTGCTTTTTAGGGTGCATTAGTGCACTTTTTCAGTGGAGTTGATTctggaagtgtgtgtgtgtgtgttcagcacTCTCTCTCAGGTTCTTCACGCTGTAGCTGCTCTCCTGTATCCGTTCGTGTGGCAGCACACCTTCATATCGATCGTTCCTACCGTTCTGATCGACGTGTGTGCGGCACCGACGCCGTACCTGCTGGGAGTCCAGAAGAACATGCTGGAGCTGCTGACGGACCACAGCGACGTCAGTCTGAATCTGATTATTATTAACGATCGATGTGTATTTATGGAACACGAGTCTTTAATCATGTTGATGGTTCTCGGCTTGTGTTTCTCAGGTGATGATTGTTGATCTGTCGGCTGGAGCAGAAACTAGATTCATCACAAGAGTGAGTCACACACACCGTCTCTCTCTGATTTAATTTATTCTCATGAAGTTTCACATGAGTCTCATTACTGCTGAGACGCTGTTTGTTCGTTGTCCCATCCAGTCACACTCTAGCAACCAGTCAAAACACCTAaataactgcatagcaacactttGGAAACCAGCCAGTACAGCATAGCAAACATTTCAGAAACCACCAAAACCACACTAGCAACCACACTGCAAAATACaataaacccctcctttctaaAAACGCTTTTACAGCTACGTAGCAgtgccttagcaaccacccagagctCCCTAACAACCgcttagcaatgtgttaaaagcACTGTAGCAACTGTATAAACACATCATCTGAATAACTGAATagcaacgccctagcaaccatgaTAGCAGTACACTAACAACCACTCACAGCAACTTAATACCCACATCGTGGCAGCAACcgacaacaccctagcaactacagCATTGCAAAAACAACATTCAAACACATAAGCACccatatagcaacaccctggaaatcatccaggtaaccacccaggacaccctagcaaccacatagaaacGTGTGAAAAACACAGCAACTGTACAACAAATCTATCCACtgtatagcaacaccttagcaactgtgATAGCAGAAAGCTTACAACCACTCACAAGAACATGGCCATGCCATGGCAACAAGCCAGAACAGCCTAGCAGCCACATAGCAACGTTAAAAACACTCTAGCAACTCTAGAACAAATTATCTACTGTATagcaacgccctagcaaccatgaTAACAGTACACTAACAACCACTCACAACAACTTAATGGTCATGCCATGGCAACaagccagaacaccctagcaaccacatagcaacatgttaaaaacacTCTAGCAACTTTAGAACAAATTATCTACTgtatagcaatgccctagcaacgaCCTAGCAACCATGATAACAGTACACTAACAAACACTCACAACAACTTAATGGTCATGCCATGGCAACAAGccggaacaccctagcaaccacatagcaacatgttGAAAAAACACTCTAGCAACTTTAGAACAAATTATCTACTgtatagcaatgccctagcaacgaCCTAGCAACCATGATAACAGTACACTAACAAACACTCACAACAACTTAATGGTCATGCCATGGCAACaagccagaacaccctagcaaccacatagcaacatgttaaaaacacTCTAGCAACTTTAGAACAAATTATCTACTgtatagcaatgccctagcaacgaCCTAGCAACCATGATAACAGTACACTAACAAACACTCACAACAACTTAATGGTCATGCCATGGCAACAAGccggaacaccctagcaaccacatagcaacatgttGAAAAAACACTCTAGCAACTCTAGAACACATTATCTACTGTATagcaacgccctagcaaccatgaTAACAGTACACTAACAACCACTCACAACAACTTAATGGTCATGCCATGGCAAAaagccagaacaccctagcaaccacatagcaacatgttaaaaacacTCTAGCAACTTTAGAACAAATTATCTACTgtatagcaatgccctagcaacgccctagcaaccatgaTAACGGTACACTAACAAACACTCACAACAACTTAATGGTCATGCCATGGCAACaagccagaacaccctagcaaccacatagcaacatgttaaaaacacTCTAGCAACTCTAGAACACATTATCTActgtatagcaacaccctagcaaccatgaTAGCAGTGCACCAACAACCACTCACAACAACTTAATGGCCATGCCATGGCAACAAGccggaacaccctagcaaccacaaagcaacatgttaaaaacacTCTAACAACTCTAGAACACATTATCTACTGTATagcaacgccctagcaaccatgaTAGGTCTAAAGATGTTATTAATCTCCTAGGTCTGATTATTGTGAGTGATTATTATGACTGTTGATGTTGTTCATGTTGTTATTTTATATCTGGAAGTACTGTAATACTGTTTTGTTTAACACTTTGGTCCATTTCTATGGTTTTGAAAGTGCTTCATAAATACATTGGGGTTTGAGATGATAGCAGTACACTAACAACCACAAGAACAATTCAATGGCCAAGCCATAGTAACAAGCCAGAGCACCCTAGCGACCGCATAGCGCCAGCCTACAGACAGTAACGAGTGTGTGATTTCAGATCGGCGATGAGGAGTCACTCCTGCCGGCTAAACTGAGAGAGGGGCTGCTGATGGGACTGTCCGCGCGCACACGCCATGCCAGTGAGTTCAGTCTTACAGTAATCACCGCCGCTTCCCATAAGAGTCCCGCTCAACTTCCTGTTGTTGTGTGTCCTGGCAGCTACAGACGAGCTGAACCGGCTGGTGTCAGAGACCTTCCTGTCCGTCTTCATCAAGAGCGTGGGCCATTTCTCAGAACACATCAAGCGCTGCGGGAACGGCCGCCAGTTCCAGAAGAAGAGCTTCCTGAAGGCTGTGGAGCACAAATCGCACCTGAACTTCGTCAAACTCTTCATCCAGACACAGATGTTCGATCTCTTCATACAGGAAGAGGAAATGCAACCCAATCCTAATGGTACTAAACACATCAGTCTACTCAAAGAACCTCAAACTAATGGTTCCAGAAGACGTTTTACAGTCTGACGTCACTGAAGAACCTTTTGAAGTTCCACTGAGTTCTTCTGTACACTTGAAATAAGAGGATCCTCAAAGGTTCTTCTACCAAAAGTACTCCATATgatcctttattaaccctctgatGCATCTTTTTGCTTCAAAACAATAATGCAGAATCATTCCCAATGTAGTGTATTCTGAGTTTTGGTTTGCCCACTTTTTCAGCAGCGGTTTCAGAAGTATTTTCCCCATTCATTTCTCTCATAGGGATTTAATAAAGTCTTGGTTAAAgcattataagccatgaaccgaACCAAACAGCTATGAGGAGAACTTGGATTTGAAGccaaaaagtttttgaaaatcgGACAAAAATACAAGAACGGCTTTAGTGAAgaaaagaactacaatcccatgatgCATTGCGAACagcataatcaaataaaaacatagagaaatataaaaatactaatttaaaaatgtttattatatataaaaacaatatattaggCATATtatgttcaaatatttttaGAGCGTAGGGAGATTGACtcatgggagtgggcggagctaacgAGATCTTTTAGCATGATTTGCTTGTTTCTACTCTCTGATTGGTAATTTTCTGCAcggcatcatgggtaatgtagtttaccctgcaaattaaagggatagttcacccaataatgaaaattattccaagttttactcaccctcaagccatcctaggtggtTCATAATGGTTGTAAATGGCTGCCCAAATTTAAggcaaaaaaaaatgcatccatccataaaaaaatggactccagggggttaataaaggccttctgaagtgaatcggtgcatttgtgtaagacaaatatccttatttaaaactttataaagtaaaataatgagctTCCGGCGCGACAGCCATACGCATCCGACGTACTTCGAAAAAGCGTTAACTTCCGCAACATAGGACACACTACATACTACAGTACTACACTATGTCCTATGctagaactacaatcccatgatgCTTTGTGAACAGCATAATCAGATTAAAAACCATagagaaatataaaactgctcatttaaaaatgtttattatatataataataatatattaggcATTTATATTCAAATATTGAAGTATTTTGCTTGTTTCGACTGTAATTTTCT
This genomic stretch from Megalobrama amblycephala isolate DHTTF-2021 linkage group LG2, ASM1881202v1, whole genome shotgun sequence harbors:
- the dennd2db gene encoding DENN/MADD domain containing 2Db — protein: MSREKWRTRQQQQQLHTPSDTDILACGSDMNHGAMKKISSMFSTLQEKLHRTKRSASDPGPLQTPAATPPSRRERSHMGQLFFEYLLVVSLKKRRNEDGYEPHITYQFPKREVMGRLQREEEEKCMKAAHLFCFPEGINWAPLTEYSSETFSFVLTEVDGSRRNGYCRRLLPGGSGARVPEAYCIISRVACFGLFSKIFDEVEKRRQISKAMIYPFMQSLREAPLPAPGNTVKISSFIPEAGTEIISLTRPADSWLEHVDFRSLFRCLTDEEVLLVFTAAVMERRIIFISEELSTLSQVLHAVAALLYPFVWQHTFISIVPTVLIDVCAAPTPYLLGVQKNMLELLTDHSDVMIVDLSAGAETRFITRIGDEESLLPAKLREGLLMGLSARTRHATTDELNRLVSETFLSVFIKSVGHFSEHIKRCGNGRQFQKKSFLKAVEHKSHLNFVKLFIQTQMFDLFIQEEEMQPNPNGFFHRKVSEYHERRKKEKTKAGWVRGVVV